The proteins below are encoded in one region of uncultured Eubacteriales bacterium:
- a CDS encoding putative Cof-like hydrolase (Evidence 3 : Function proposed based on presence of conserved amino acid motif, structural feature or limited homology) translates to MIRERKYRALLVDVDGTLTCAQRKQPSARVARALEELRRRGVTVMLATGRTLKACRSEVMGGFVPDYYVCINGALVAAGDGRVLFHHPMNREQFDTILTLADREGCAMGFAFPESYYMYVGDEVYRPFYQEVNGDMVTLRNGTDRTRHLEGLPYAAFGILPPDKLAVFKDPALGLHVTAFDEDVYDICQEGHTKASGAAALLERIGLGWEELVAVGDGENDVELLSAAGLGVAMGNASDYVKSHADAVAATVQKDGVLGVIEEFFD, encoded by the coding sequence ATGATAAGAGAGAGAAAATACCGGGCCCTCCTGGTTGACGTCGACGGCACCCTGACCTGCGCCCAGCGCAAGCAGCCCAGCGCCCGGGTGGCCCGTGCGCTGGAGGAGCTGCGGCGGCGTGGCGTGACGGTGATGCTCGCCACCGGGCGGACTCTGAAGGCCTGCCGGAGCGAGGTCATGGGCGGCTTTGTGCCCGATTACTATGTCTGTATCAATGGGGCCCTTGTGGCGGCGGGGGATGGACGGGTGCTTTTTCACCACCCCATGAACCGGGAGCAGTTTGACACGATCCTAACCCTGGCCGACCGGGAGGGCTGTGCCATGGGTTTCGCCTTTCCGGAGAGCTATTATATGTACGTGGGGGACGAGGTCTACCGCCCCTTCTACCAAGAGGTGAACGGGGACATGGTCACCCTCCGCAACGGCACCGACCGCACCCGGCACCTGGAGGGCCTGCCTTACGCCGCTTTTGGCATCCTCCCGCCGGACAAGCTGGCAGTCTTCAAGGACCCCGCTTTGGGCCTCCACGTCACCGCCTTTGACGAGGATGTGTACGACATCTGCCAGGAGGGACACACCAAGGCCAGCGGAGCTGCCGCGCTCTTGGAGCGGATCGGCCTTGGGTGGGAGGAGCTGGTGGCGGTGGGAGACGGCGAGAACGATGTGGAGCTCCTCTCCGCGGCAGGTTTGGGCGTTGCCATGGGCAACGCCTCCGACTACGTAAAGTCCCACGCAGACGCCGTAGCAGCCACCGTGCAAAAGGACGGCGTCCTCGGGGTAATTGAGGAATTTTTTGATTAA